One part of the Cyclobacteriaceae bacterium genome encodes these proteins:
- a CDS encoding response regulator transcription factor: MSKTKILYVEDEPFLGRIVKESLESREFEVTMAADGKLAVSLFKESNPDICVFDIMLPQKDGYTLAKEIRNINALVPIIFVTAKTQTEDVLKGFDVGGNDYLRKPFSMEELIARVNNLLSISRNKNSGSKEVIEIGLYEFSVSRYELKINNQVKKLSHREASLLKMLCDNRHGTISRKDILMSLWGDDSFFNSRNLDVYITKLRDYLKDDPTVQIITIKGIGYHFSVG, translated from the coding sequence ATGAGCAAAACCAAAATCCTTTATGTTGAAGACGAGCCCTTCCTCGGCCGGATTGTAAAAGAAAGTTTGGAGAGCCGGGAATTTGAAGTGACTATGGCAGCGGATGGTAAGCTCGCGGTAAGTTTGTTCAAAGAATCCAATCCTGACATTTGTGTTTTCGACATCATGCTTCCGCAGAAAGATGGTTACACCCTCGCCAAAGAAATCAGAAATATCAATGCACTCGTACCCATTATTTTTGTAACGGCTAAAACACAAACCGAAGATGTGTTAAAAGGATTTGATGTCGGGGGGAATGATTATTTGCGAAAACCTTTTAGCATGGAAGAGTTAATTGCCCGGGTAAATAATCTGCTTTCCATCTCACGCAATAAAAATTCAGGATCGAAGGAGGTTATCGAAATCGGTTTATATGAATTCTCAGTTTCACGGTATGAGCTCAAAATCAACAACCAGGTTAAAAAGCTATCGCATCGCGAAGCCAGCTTACTGAAAATGCTTTGTGACAACCGCCATGGTACCATATCTCGAAAAGATATATTAATGAGCCTTTGGGGCGATGATTCTTTTTTCAATTCCCGCAACCTGGATGTGTACATTACCAAACTCCGCGACTATTTAAAAGATGATCCCACTGTACAAATCATTACCATCAAAGGTATTGGCTATCATTTTTCGGTAGGATGA
- a CDS encoding HAMP domain-containing histidine kinase, which yields MTVSIILLLVLQGLWLRSAYNEALESFRKETNSLFRSTIIGLQDSLIMKGLQPIVTGDSMEYKRPADKSSQIMIWNTRIKRDSILSKIPPEKASRIEVRDSAIQIFLSINRQGDSIKQVLRPIVSEFRRKREPGNFILRFGNDSLRIDDIQRKYSDTLKATGIMLLPTVRMLPVGMDEPKASSLFLTEPFFLPHTPAYLAQFENVKPMLLARISPQIAFSFVLTGLIVTAFVLMYRSIRSQQKLMQLKNDLISNITHELKTPVATVSVALEALQNFKALDNPVLTAEYLTIAQQELKRLTLMTDKILKTSAFEETGLELKTEDTDVEKIIDEVLTSLKLVFEKHRARVSFEKEGDDFIIRANSEHFTNVVYNLLDNALKYSQPGCDIKIRLVKNHHNIQLSIQDNGIGIPTEHQSKVFDKFFRVPTGDVHNARGYGLGLSYVANVVKSLKGTIELKSEAGKGSIFTITLPAR from the coding sequence ATGACTGTCAGCATCATTCTGCTGTTGGTTTTGCAAGGGCTTTGGCTACGAAGTGCTTACAACGAAGCATTGGAATCGTTCCGTAAAGAAACCAATTCATTATTTCGTTCAACAATTATCGGTTTGCAAGATTCCTTGATCATGAAAGGATTGCAACCCATTGTAACGGGCGACAGTATGGAGTATAAACGACCAGCTGACAAGTCTTCACAAATAATGATCTGGAACACACGGATTAAACGAGACTCCATACTGTCGAAAATCCCGCCCGAAAAAGCATCACGCATAGAGGTTCGTGATTCGGCCATTCAGATTTTTTTGTCTATTAATCGTCAGGGCGACAGTATCAAACAAGTGCTGCGGCCCATCGTTTCTGAATTTCGCAGAAAACGGGAACCCGGCAACTTCATTCTCCGCTTTGGAAACGACTCACTTCGTATTGATGACATTCAGCGCAAGTACAGTGATACGTTAAAAGCAACGGGCATTATGCTTTTACCCACAGTGCGAATGCTGCCCGTAGGTATGGACGAGCCAAAAGCATCAAGCCTGTTTTTAACAGAACCATTCTTTCTGCCACACACACCCGCTTACCTTGCACAATTTGAAAATGTTAAGCCCATGCTGTTGGCCAGGATTAGCCCACAAATTGCATTTTCTTTTGTACTGACTGGTTTGATTGTAACAGCTTTCGTTTTGATGTACAGGAGTATACGGTCACAACAAAAGCTGATGCAATTAAAAAATGACCTGATCAGCAACATCACACACGAATTAAAAACACCAGTGGCCACCGTAAGTGTTGCCCTGGAGGCCTTACAGAACTTCAAAGCCCTTGACAATCCCGTACTTACTGCGGAGTACCTGACCATCGCCCAGCAGGAACTCAAACGACTCACCTTAATGACCGATAAGATTTTAAAAACATCAGCTTTTGAAGAAACCGGATTGGAGCTAAAAACGGAAGACACTGATGTTGAAAAAATTATTGATGAGGTATTGACATCGTTAAAACTTGTTTTTGAAAAACACCGGGCCCGGGTTTCGTTTGAAAAAGAAGGCGATGACTTTATTATACGGGCTAACAGCGAACACTTCACTAATGTGGTTTATAACCTTCTTGACAATGCCCTGAAGTACAGCCAACCGGGTTGCGATATAAAAATCAGGTTAGTAAAAAATCATCATAACATTCAATTATCCATTCAGGACAACGGCATCGGCATTCCAACTGAACATCAATCGAAAGTATTTGATAAGTTTTTTAGAGTACCTACCGGTGATGTGCACAATGCCAGGGGATATGGTTTAGGCTTAAGCTATGTGGCCAATGTTGTAAAAAGCCTGAAGGGAACCATTGAACTAAAAAGTGAAGCAGGTAAAGGAAGTATATTTACCATAACCTTACCGGCCCGATGA
- a CDS encoding GLPGLI family protein, translated as MKKIILIIGVLVSLTAAHFVFGQTKEGVIHYETKINMHRSIPPEREGMKNMIPEFRTMKNQLYFNASETIYKPVIEDEEEDVNTGGMRFRMATPQSETYINTETQLRTVSQEFMGKKYLIEDTLKMLPWKFGSETKTILGYVCKQAYFTEEMQVMMGGPGGVQPQTRTAEITAWYTDQVRPFLGPERFNTLPGTVLAVDINGGERVILATKIEPRALKKNELKVPSAGTKVTQEEYRKLVNEQMEKMRQGGGNVIIRN; from the coding sequence ATGAAAAAAATTATACTCATTATCGGGGTATTGGTTTCCCTGACGGCCGCCCATTTTGTGTTTGGCCAAACCAAGGAGGGTGTTATCCATTATGAAACCAAAATTAACATGCACCGCAGCATTCCGCCTGAAAGGGAAGGGATGAAAAATATGATTCCCGAGTTTCGCACCATGAAAAACCAGTTGTACTTCAATGCTTCTGAAACCATTTATAAACCGGTAATTGAGGATGAAGAAGAAGATGTCAATACGGGCGGAATGCGTTTTCGTATGGCTACACCGCAAAGTGAAACATATATTAATACCGAAACGCAATTGCGAACTGTTTCGCAGGAGTTTATGGGCAAGAAATATTTGATTGAGGACACACTTAAAATGTTGCCCTGGAAATTCGGATCGGAGACAAAAACCATTTTAGGTTATGTATGCAAACAAGCCTATTTCACTGAAGAGATGCAGGTAATGATGGGCGGCCCGGGTGGCGTGCAACCCCAAACACGCACAGCAGAAATAACAGCGTGGTATACCGATCAGGTCAGGCCGTTTTTAGGTCCCGAAAGATTTAACACCTTACCGGGAACCGTGTTAGCGGTGGATATCAATGGTGGTGAACGCGTAATACTGGCAACGAAAATTGAGCCCCGTGCATTAAAGAAGAATGAATTAAAGGTGCCCTCAGCCGGTACAAAAGTTACGCAGGAAGAGTATCGCAAGCTTGTTAATGAGCAAATGGAAAAAATGCGCCAAGGTGGTGGCAATGTGATCATCCGTAATTGA
- a CDS encoding TonB-dependent receptor: MRILVTIVFFGWAVGAYAQKLSIKAQLADSIGTALPSATVLILNPKDSSLVNFGVSNNQGLFEIRNVNRGEYLFKVTYVGYAPLTVKVSPKPDELVVDLGLLKMQPERRILDEVTIRAERAPVVVKKDTIEFNAESFRVKPNAMVEDLLKQLPSIEVDNDGTIRAQGEQVQRVTVDGREFFGRDPKLATRNLPADAVDKVQVFDRQSDQAQFTGIDDGQREKTINLELKEEKRNGAFGNITGGAGTDDRYNGRASINRFTKGNQLSFLAMGNNTNEQGFSIADYMNFTGGSQQMIGGGSVSIQINQGGANQGGPSINSGGRNNGIMTNYAGGVNFNSNYGKKGQSSVNGNYFYNYLDHTLSQNMFRENFLPSGNFNFEQNSFRNNTNDNHRANLIVDHKIDSANSFRWTNGFTLNETDSRQVSNSETYTAAGTIQNESENLSLASGTTLNFNSNFLYRHRFKKKGRTVSANLALNLSNTERSGTLNATNTFYTPMFQQQVIDQRNSQTTDNTSYGATVSYTEPLGNRKYLEANYNVNVNSNAVNREVYDVENEELIFNTALSNKFSSDYLYQRAGLNFRMNKPKYSITIGSNYQHTNLKGNLETLGATIDRTFINVLPVARFNYEFSSTKRLRFDYETSVREPSIQQLQPVIDNSDPLNIYVGNPSLRPSYQQSWRANFTTFNPVSFVSFFMFADVDYTTNAITNAQYIDEQRIRTTTPVNVDNNLSMMANATLSFPITKLKSRFNIGSNIRNMRTINLLNDIESQIDQFIVGGNIRYNFRYKEILDLSLSTQLSRQKTSYEFDQPEQEFFNQTHTAESNVSFLKNYQFNAAFDYLVYTSQSANYKEAIPLLNLSLSRFLLKNKKGEFKFSVNNLLDQNLGISQTASSNYFERQVQNSLGRYYMISFTYALNKHLNPMGAGPRGGGMRMQIIR; encoded by the coding sequence ATGCGGATACTAGTAACAATAGTCTTTTTCGGTTGGGCCGTAGGGGCTTATGCACAAAAATTATCCATCAAGGCACAACTGGCCGATTCGATCGGTACAGCATTACCATCGGCAACAGTGCTTATCCTAAACCCAAAGGATTCATCGTTGGTAAACTTTGGTGTGAGCAATAACCAGGGACTTTTTGAAATCAGGAATGTAAACCGTGGCGAGTATTTATTTAAAGTAACTTATGTCGGGTATGCTCCGCTTACGGTAAAAGTTTCCCCAAAACCTGATGAATTAGTAGTTGATTTGGGATTGTTAAAAATGCAGCCCGAAAGAAGAATACTGGATGAGGTAACCATTCGTGCTGAACGTGCCCCTGTTGTAGTGAAGAAGGATACCATTGAGTTTAATGCGGAGTCTTTCCGTGTAAAGCCCAATGCCATGGTGGAGGATCTCCTCAAACAATTGCCTAGCATTGAAGTTGATAATGATGGCACCATTCGCGCTCAGGGTGAGCAGGTGCAGCGCGTTACCGTTGATGGAAGGGAATTTTTTGGCCGTGATCCAAAATTAGCCACACGCAATCTACCCGCAGATGCAGTTGATAAAGTGCAAGTCTTTGATCGTCAATCTGATCAGGCACAATTTACCGGGATTGATGATGGACAACGCGAAAAAACTATCAACCTGGAGTTGAAGGAAGAAAAGCGTAATGGTGCTTTCGGAAACATTACAGGAGGTGCAGGTACCGATGATCGCTACAATGGACGGGCAAGCATTAACCGGTTTACCAAAGGAAATCAACTCTCCTTTTTGGCTATGGGCAATAATACCAACGAGCAAGGTTTTTCCATTGCCGATTATATGAACTTTACCGGGGGATCGCAGCAAATGATTGGTGGTGGAAGTGTGAGCATACAAATCAATCAGGGGGGGGCAAACCAAGGCGGCCCATCCATTAATAGTGGGGGCCGCAATAATGGCATTATGACCAACTATGCCGGTGGTGTTAACTTTAACTCAAATTATGGTAAGAAAGGGCAATCAAGTGTAAATGGTAACTACTTCTACAATTACCTGGATCATACCTTAAGCCAAAATATGTTTCGTGAGAACTTTTTGCCGTCTGGCAATTTCAATTTTGAACAAAACAGCTTTCGGAACAACACAAACGATAACCACCGTGCCAACCTGATTGTTGATCATAAAATCGATTCGGCCAACTCGTTCCGGTGGACGAACGGATTTACATTAAATGAAACAGATTCACGCCAGGTAAGTAACAGCGAAACATACACTGCAGCCGGAACAATTCAGAACGAAAGTGAAAACCTCTCATTAGCCTCGGGGACAACCCTTAATTTTAATTCCAATTTTCTTTATCGTCATCGTTTCAAAAAGAAGGGCAGGACTGTTTCTGCCAACCTGGCCTTAAACCTTAGCAACACCGAACGTTCAGGCACGCTTAACGCTACCAATACGTTTTATACGCCCATGTTTCAGCAGCAAGTTATTGATCAGCGCAATTCACAAACCACCGATAACACAAGTTATGGAGCTACGGTTTCCTATACCGAACCTTTGGGTAACAGGAAATACCTGGAGGCAAATTATAATGTCAATGTCAACAGCAATGCAGTTAACCGCGAAGTATATGATGTTGAAAACGAAGAGTTGATTTTTAATACTGCACTGAGCAACAAATTTTCCAGCGACTACCTCTACCAACGGGCTGGATTGAACTTCCGAATGAATAAACCTAAATACAGTATAACTATCGGTAGCAATTACCAACACACAAACCTAAAGGGTAACCTGGAAACGTTGGGCGCTACTATTGACCGCACATTTATCAATGTATTACCCGTAGCGCGTTTTAATTATGAATTTTCCAGCACCAAAAGGTTGCGTTTTGATTACGAAACCTCGGTACGTGAGCCTTCTATACAGCAATTGCAGCCGGTAATCGACAACAGCGATCCGTTAAATATTTATGTTGGTAATCCATCTTTACGGCCTTCCTATCAGCAAAGTTGGCGGGCAAATTTCACCACATTTAACCCGGTTTCATTTGTAAGCTTTTTTATGTTTGCCGATGTTGACTACACCACCAACGCCATTACCAACGCCCAGTATATTGATGAGCAGCGTATACGCACCACCACACCGGTCAATGTTGACAATAACCTGAGCATGATGGCTAATGCTACCTTGAGTTTCCCGATTACAAAACTGAAGAGTCGCTTCAATATAGGTAGCAACATCCGCAATATGCGAACCATTAATTTATTGAATGATATCGAAAGCCAAATTGATCAGTTCATTGTTGGTGGGAATATCCGTTACAATTTCAGGTACAAGGAAATTTTAGACTTGAGTCTATCAACACAACTGAGCCGACAAAAAACCAGCTATGAGTTTGATCAACCCGAACAGGAATTCTTTAACCAGACCCATACGGCTGAATCAAATGTTAGCTTCTTGAAAAACTATCAGTTTAACGCGGCATTTGATTACCTGGTTTACACCAGCCAATCAGCCAATTACAAAGAGGCAATCCCCCTGCTAAACCTATCGTTATCACGGTTCTTATTAAAGAATAAAAAGGGTGAGTTCAAATTTTCAGTTAACAACCTGCTCGATCAAAATTTGGGCATTTCACAAACTGCTTCGAGCAACTACTTCGAACGTCAGGTTCAAAACTCATTGGGCCGGTACTATATGATTAGTTTCACCTATGCCCTTAATAAGCATCTCAATCCGATGGGCGCAGGGCCACGTGGGGGTGGTATGCGCATGCAGATTATTCGCTGA